From one Mytilus trossulus isolate FHL-02 chromosome 10, PNRI_Mtr1.1.1.hap1, whole genome shotgun sequence genomic stretch:
- the LOC134687239 gene encoding baculoviral IAP repeat-containing protein 2-like: MFCTDDISDLETDGGVDDNTQSLHHMSITNGHNEAESCAVVPNEYLNQLADQSSQLLLSGHTTGFTGTSTVTSESSVVNGHHSFVHLNGHTNALEEKARKEEAKQTFLKQAAIQQKIKQKYLFTEKTETESTQRVKPAKFRAYDKLEIRIKSFVGFKSGSKWTESSFANSGFFYKGFSDIVACFHCGIVHKNWKRDDDPIMIHFQLQPDCHYIIELRLKGITSCKNLVDESEDNDVEMREVTEETNNLSITPQVSANSRLACKVCLTYTLEFTIQPCNHFAVCGSCCRKLMSDNKQCPICRGPIEKALRTLITE, encoded by the exons ATGTTTTGTACCGATGATATTTCTGATCTTGAGACCGATGGTGGAGTAGATGATAATACACAAAGTTTACATCATATGAGTATTACAAACGGACATAACGAAGCGGAAAGTTGTGCTGTAGTtccaaatgaatatttaaaccaGCTTGCAGATCAAAGTTCCCAGCTTTTGTTGTCCGGTCACACTACAGGTTTCACTGGTACTTCAACAGTTACCAGCGAATCTTCGGTGGTAAACGGTCATCATAGCTTCGTTCATCTCAACGGACATACAAACGCACTTGAAGAGAAGGCAAGAAAAGAAGAAGCAAAACAAACGTTTCTTAAACAAGCAGCAATacagcaaaaaataaaacaaaaatacttattCACCGAGAAAACTGAGACTGAATCAACTCAACGAGTTAAACCAGCAAAATTTAGAGCGTACGACAAATTGGAAATCAGAATAAAATCATTTGTTGGGTTTAAATCAGGTTCTAAATGGACTGAATCATCCTTTGCAAACAGTGGATTTTTCTATAAag GCTTTTCAGACATCGTTGCATGTTTCCATTGTGGAATAGTACATAAAAACTGGAAGAGAGACGACGACCCAATTATGATTCACTTCCAACTACAACCAGACTGTCATTATATAATCGAGCTCAGACTTAAAGGAATAACATCATGCAAAAATCTTGTTGATGAGTCAGAAGAT AATGATGTTGAAATGAGAg AAGTGACAGAAGAAACAAACAACCTATCAATAACACCCCAAGTATCAGCAAATTCTCGACTAGCGTGCAAAGTTTGTTTGACGTATACCTTAGAATTTACAATACAGCCATGCAACCATTTCGCAGTGTGTGGATCATGCTGCAGGAAGCTTATGAGTGACAATAAACAGTGTCCTATCTGTAGAGGGCCGATAGAAAAGGCCCTCAGGACCCTTATTACAGAATAA
- the LOC134687241 gene encoding tumor susceptibility gene 101 protein-like — protein MGSNAQILKLYLSKYKDADLAKKDILAVFSQYKDLRPSHGPFIFNDGSRKDLVNLDGTIPINYRGNIFNIPIGIFLLDTHPYNPPIVYIKPTNTMVIKQGINVDADGKVDLPYLQDWKYPDSDLLGLIQLLSIVFEEEPPVFARSASRPQLDNVAKPQYPYQEDAGHHSCESTTDRRLLCSECSLNPPEVTIQPCGHLATCESCCRRLKKKHNQCPICNGPIDNVVRSFVPE, from the exons ATGGGAAGTAATGCACAGATACTGAAATTGTATCTCTCCAAG TACAAAGATGCAGATTTAGCAAAAAAGGACATTTTGGCAGTGTTCTCTCAGTATAAAGACTTGAGACCAAGCCATGGGCCATTCA TATTTAATGATGGTTCACGAAAAGATCTGGTTAACTTGGATGGGACGATACCAATAAATTATAgag gtaatattttcaacattccAATCGGAATATTTCTTCTCGACACACATCCGTACAACCCGCCTATAGTCTATATAAAACCTACAAATACCATGGTGATAAAACAAGGAATAAATGTAGATGCAGACGGTAAAGTTGATCTGCCATATCTGCAAGACTGGAAATAT CCAGATTCGGATTTATTAGGTTTAATTCAACTATTGTCGATAGTGTTTGAAGAGGAACCCCCAGTTTTTGCAAGGTCGGCCAGTAGGCCACAACTTGATAACGTCGCAAAACCACAATACCCTTATCAAGAAG ACGCTGGACATCATTCATGTGAATCTACCACTGACAGAAGACTGCTTTGTTCTGAGTGTAGTTTAAATCCGCCAGAAGTAACAATCCAGCCATGTGGACATTTGGCTACTTGCGAATCGTGTTGCCGACGTCTGAAGAAGAAGCACAACCAATGTCCAATTTGCAATGGCCCAATAGACAAT